The region aacaatgaaatattatttgatttcacTTCTTTGATTCACAGAACCAAGTGTTCGAAAAACTGATATGGTTtaatcatataataataagtattattgCTCACCTGAAGGGATCATTGTatattgtttacaaaaatacGTCGTTTGAAAACGGTGCATAACCTAGCTTATTCTGGGCGCCATTTAATACAGGGTTGTTGGGTGTTCTGTGGTTGTTACCCTGTATTAAATgactgaatataattttattaattaattaaaagttaatcgaatttataaataaaactttaataaaattaaaaggctGCTTTATTGcactaattaattatggtGTTCAAATGTTTCAAAGAGAGCCATGTCCTTTGTAACGgacttatataaaataattattttatataatgagaACATTTCCGCCAGACCGAATTCCATTCGTAATACCCAACGGCTGAGTTAGGGGGCGCTGCATGAGAAAATAAActgttctaaatatatttacgaactgcaacaattttacgtgcgttcattttttaaataaatgtgttaaataaacTGACAGTAAAATAATTGGAGGTGGATGATAAGTTAGCGTTGTGGATGGTTGTGAATCGGTGCGTAGTGAAAAGTGTCAGGTTATGTATGTACGTATGTTGACACCGTTGTTGGTTCATTAAAAGGCGTAGCAACCGAAATGTTCtcgaagaaaaagaagaagcCGCAAATTTCTACGCCTACTAATTTTGAGCACCGGGTGCACACCGGTTTCGACAAGCGCGAGGGTAAATATGTCGGTTTACCATTGCAGTGGGCTTCGATCGTCGGCAACAACCAAATACTCAAATCTACCAACAGACCCCTACCATTGGTAGATCCCAGTGAAATAACACCGACCGAAATCCTAGATTTGAAGACGATCGTTCGTGGCGATCATAAATCAGAAAACAGGCTCAGTCTCCAACCGAAACCCACCAATGGAATTGTTCTGCCCAAAACCTCGAATGTGGCCAGATCGAACTCGTTGCGTTCCTCGAGCCCGCCGAGAATTCGACGGGAACGCAACAACGCGAACGTGCCCCCAGCAGTGCCAGAGGAACAAATCATGCAGTATCCAAGCATGAGGAGGGACCCTAGCATAAGTAAGCCTCAGGTGCGCGACCAGAGCCCGGCCGAACGTTCCCTCAGCAACCAAGATGTGCACAATGGTAATGTGCAGGAACCACACTATCCCTATCCTCGAGAACAGACCATGCCACCCCAACCAAACCCAATAGGATTGCAGTTGGGGCACTCACATGGTTCACAACAGAGTTTACAACACACTTATCCGCCTAGACCTGATCAGAACCAAAACGTTAAAAATGGGGCTGTTGGGCATGTGCCTGGTGTTGCAGCAGGGCAGACTGCAACCAGTAAACATCATGAACAGAGGCTGACACATGAACAGGTCAGTGGGttactgttgttttatttattgaaaggaaattacaaattatttattgatttttattatgctGAAGTGTTTCTTTCCTCacttgtgtttatttatatacattttgttcCAGTTAATTAGAGTTTATTAGCATATCCTTTTCAttgacacaattttctgtataattttagttcttttctgagtaaaatttatatttatgaagtgtGATGCCAAATAGatccaattttaatgttttgatgtaaaaatagaaaaaagtaaagatttatttaaaaaatgaatattgtacaaatcaaacaataacaatttaaaattgtaataaaataaaaagtatcaaaagtttttgtcaatttaatttaattaacatttttatatcctCTATTATGTAACATAacattgtgttttaattacttgtaaCATGTGTTCTATGGGCtgcacaatattaattattaattcacacTGTCTTCAATTGGAATTTATgcgttaaaaattcaaatcacgTACTATacataattgaattgaattttcctcgagtttaattttgttgcagttacataatttatttttcgttaCAGTTCAGGGCAGCTCTCCAAATGGTTGTGTCGTCGAAAGACCCTCGCGAAAACCTGGAACGTTTCGTGAAAATCGGCGAAGGTTCCACTGGTACAGTTTGCATAGCCCATGACCGAAACACCGGACGACAAGTCGCCGTCAAAAAAATGGATCTCAGAAAGCAGCAACGACGAGAACTACTATTCAACGAGGTCGTCATCATGCGCGACTATCACCATCCGAATATCGTAGAGATGTTCGACAGTTATTTGGTTAACGACGAACTGTGGGTCGTCATGGAGTTCCTGGAAGGTTCGTTAGTGATCTCACTAAtggaaattaaaactaattgattttttttgacCATTTCAGGTGGAGCTCTGACTGACATAGTGACACATTCCAGAATGGACGAGGAACAAATAGCCACCGTTTGTAAACAGTGTCTGAAAGCGCTGGCTTATTTACATTCACAGGGCGTCATTCATAGAGACATAAAATCCGACTCCATACTTCTGGCTCTTGACGGACGTGTTAAGCTTTCAGATTTCGGTTTTTGTGCTCAGGTAATATTctgttacaatattaattgacaGTTGCACTCACATTTGATGTATAGGTATCACAAGAACTTCCAAAAAGAAAATCGCTAGTGGGAACGCCGTACTGGATGAGCCCGGAAGTGATATCCCGACTGCCTTACGGTCCGGAGGTAGACATCTGGTCACTGGGTATAATGGTCATCGAAATGGTGGACGGTGAACCACCTTTCTTCAACGAACCACCTCTGCAAGCCATGA is a window of Aethina tumida isolate Nest 87 chromosome 7, icAetTumi1.1, whole genome shotgun sequence DNA encoding:
- the LOC109603105 gene encoding serine/threonine-protein kinase PAK mbt — encoded protein: MFSKKKKKPQISTPTNFEHRVHTGFDKREGKYVGLPLQWASIVGNNQILKSTNRPLPLVDPSEITPTEILDLKTIVRGDHKSENRLSLQPKPTNGIVLPKTSNVARSNSLRSSSPPRIRRERNNANVPPAVPEEQIMQYPSMRRDPSISKPQVRDQSPAERSLSNQDVHNGNVQEPHYPYPREQTMPPQPNPIGLQLGHSHGSQQSLQHTYPPRPDQNQNVKNGAVGHVPGVAAGQTATSKHHEQRLTHEQFRAALQMVVSSKDPRENLERFVKIGEGSTGTVCIAHDRNTGRQVAVKKMDLRKQQRRELLFNEVVIMRDYHHPNIVEMFDSYLVNDELWVVMEFLEGGALTDIVTHSRMDEEQIATVCKQCLKALAYLHSQGVIHRDIKSDSILLALDGRVKLSDFGFCAQVSQELPKRKSLVGTPYWMSPEVISRLPYGPEVDIWSLGIMVIEMVDGEPPFFNEPPLQAMRRIREMPPPKLKNGHKVSPRLQSFLDRMLVRDPAQRATAQELLSHPFLRQAGPPALLVPLMRGIKHQNY